The following proteins are encoded in a genomic region of Triticum dicoccoides isolate Atlit2015 ecotype Zavitan chromosome 1B, WEW_v2.0, whole genome shotgun sequence:
- the LOC119307447 gene encoding uncharacterized protein LOC119307447, which produces MNGYSSLGSSPPPVAVAVVTSARPRRSLELTHTKETNAWEGLAIGAVTLARTFSTGSQRLCSRSGDKARGALPGAMRRAFSMRRHPAAPGKGDGHYWRIHDMEGDSEHGDDHNAVAEEERGVEKEHEEKKEAQREEGRPKEEAKTKKKRGNHNILKACKKLFRL; this is translated from the coding sequence atgaatggctacTCCAGCCTCGGCTCCTCGCCCCCGCCGGTGGCGGTGGCTGTGGTGACCAGCGCCCGGCCCAGGCGATCGCTGGAGCTGACCCACACCAAGGAGACCAACGCGTGGGAAGGGCTCGCCATCGGGGCGGTCACCCTGGCGAGGACCTTCTCCACCGGCTCGCAGAGGCTCTGCAGCAGGTCCGGCGACAAGGCCAGGGGCGCCCTGCCGGGCGCTATGAGGAGGGCCTTCTCCATGCGGAGGCACCCCGCGGCTCCCGGCAAGGGCGACGGGCACTACTGGAGGATCCACGACATGGAAGGGGACAGCGAGCACGGCGACGACCACAATGCGGTGGCCGAGGAGGAGCGCGGCGTGGAGAAGGAgcacgaggagaagaaggaggcgCAGCGAGAGGAAGGTCGGCCGAAAGAGGAGGccaagacgaagaagaagagaggCAACCACAACATTCTCAAGGCGTGCAAGAAGCTCTTCCGGTTGTGA